GCCATAGGACTGCCAGACGCCGGTACGCAGGGAGGTGCCGACTGGCCACGCGGCTCCAGTCGAAACGGCGGGCCGTTGCGGGGCCGCTGACCCGGAAATGATCGCAGTTTTTGACGCTTAGCGCGTCCCGCAAGGCCATAAGCAGGGTGTCGGGGCGCGTCAGGTCGCACCACAGCGCATCTGCCCGCGAAAGGTGCCCGGTAAAGGGCGCGACTTCTGGCACAATGGCGGGCGTGCCGCAGGCCAGCGCTTCCAGCGGGCACAGGCCGAACCCTTCTGTTATGGACGGATAGGCCAGCACGGCAGCCTGCCGGTAAAAGGCTGGCATATCGTCATCCGCAACCGGTCCGGTTATGGTCACGTGATCCGCTGCACCGCTTTCATGCAGACGTGCCGCGAACAGCGTGCGGTAGGCAGAATGATCCAGCAATGAAGCCCCGCCCGCCACGACCAGATGCACATCAGGCTGTTCGCGGCGAAGGGCCAGAAACGCGTCGAGCAGTTGCAGGGTATTCTTGCGGCGCTCAATGCCGCCTACGGTCAGGATCAGGCGATGGCCAGCCGGCAGACGATACCGTGCCCGCAGCGAGGCATCATACGTGTTTGGTGCGGGCGAAAAGCGCACGGGATCGACCCCGTTGCCGACGACGGGGGCCTCGCGACCATGTTCGTCACGCAGGATGCCTGCCCACAGGGTACTGACGGTAAAGAGTTCGGTCGCCGCCATGAAGCCCCGCCCCTGCCGCGTGGCAAGGACGGGGTGGGAGAAACGGTCGAGATGGTGGACCGTGCGGGCAAAGCCCGGTATCCGCCCCTCCATCACCAGATCGGCCAGCGCATTGGCGCTGATGGGGTCCTGCGCGTGCAGCACGTCAAAATACTGCCCAAGCAGTGCGTCCCTGATTTCACCAATGCGGCGCTCCAACAGCGTTGGTAGATCGCTCTCTGGCACAGCCGGAATACAGTATGTGGCGCAGCGGGGCGTGCGGAAAAAACCAGTCCCGGTCACATCCGGCGCGATGAGCGTTGCGTCATGGCCCGCGTCACACAGGGCTTCCGCCAGAGCCATGCCGTGCACCACACCGCCGCGCGGATTGGTCGAATGGGTCAGGATGCCGATGGACAGACTCATGGCGTAAACCCCATGAGTGGCGTCCGGTCCAGATCCCAAAAGGTTTCCTTCTCATCCGTCCATGTGACATCCACACGCCGCGTCTCATTGCACTGGCCGATGGCAGAAGCTGCAATGCCCCGCCCATGAAAGCGGGCGATGACCGCATCCGCATCTTCGGGACGCGCCGTGAGCAGATAGCCATAGCTGGGGAATGCGGACAGCCAGCGTTCCATAGGCGCGACATCGGGGCGTGGAA
The Acetobacter oryzoeni genome window above contains:
- a CDS encoding MSMEG_0565 family glycosyltransferase; translated protein: MSLSIGILTHSTNPRGGVVHGMALAEALCDAGHDATLIAPDVTGTGFFRTPRCATYCIPAVPESDLPTLLERRIGEIRDALLGQYFDVLHAQDPISANALADLVMEGRIPGFARTVHHLDRFSHPVLATRQGRGFMAATELFTVSTLWAGILRDEHGREAPVVGNGVDPVRFSPAPNTYDASLRARYRLPAGHRLILTVGGIERRKNTLQLLDAFLALRREQPDVHLVVAGGASLLDHSAYRTLFAARLHESGAADHVTITGPVADDDMPAFYRQAAVLAYPSITEGFGLCPLEALACGTPAIVPEVAPFTGHLSRADALWCDLTRPDTLLMALRDALSVKNCDHFRVSGPATARRFDWSRVASRHLPAYRRLAVLWHADAPVSGVL